In a single window of the Montipora capricornis isolate CH-2021 chromosome 11, ASM3666992v2, whole genome shotgun sequence genome:
- the LOC138023746 gene encoding uncharacterized protein: MHWPELHALFGNQVGDTDTNLPGNKRQNVINNPHITDWFFTERLESFIKYWLHNSLNAEWHWYRFEYQARGSIHCHGVAKLKNDPGLCKLSGTALKGYLAEMSIDKADQTNIPGLNQQILEGKKASRAVCQYVDWLLSTYNPNSPDNQTWAKPSIHPCQRCHKDILSPQDFDDDYVDLLNTVQRHTRCSSNYCLRKKQNETELKCRFKFPFEPCLNTKLEFEPIHTKDGNTQYKAKIITKRNDPRLNNHQRFQLQGWRANCDIQVVLDYHACVEYLAKYASKGEPRSPVMKLAFNSIVRNCNNNSNSTKVIKKVIMKSLGQRDFSAQETMHHLMSLKLVSSSFNVVPISLHGSCRIKTYTPDGDNVTNDSLLDTYAKREKYVNTIPDIMALNFIDFATKYKIFNNKLSSQSENMVPRVYPVYSPNKNGQNFGLYCKYQLLKYKPWHTTQENAWGDQEGTDDIYINNWKEFLDTPYAEEHVPDWYKKLHSIQNQPEEQPDTDSSTHKLPQREEWMVLADLVPGSSVNNNNNMQETQQPECDWQNDKLKYHDHQIGEMPSCIKTKKDTLGPAVMLRQHTCHIDVDTFSDMQRHAYNIVKTHSEQAYPTDPLLLIVLGVAGTGKSYLINTIQNLLQYSCAVTATTGKASYNINGCTIHSPLRLPVGSRGNKELTGTSLIRLQQNLKDINYIIIHARTNNVWLD, translated from the coding sequence ATGCATTGGCCTGAACTTCATGCACTTTTTGGCAACCAAGTTGGTGACACAGATACAAATTTGCCCGGCAACAAGCGCCAGAATGTGATTAACAATCCTCATATTACAGACTGGTTCTTTACAGAACGTTTAGAGAGttttattaaatactggctACACAATTCACTAAATGCTGAATGGCACTGGTACAGATTTGAGTATCAAGCTAGAGGAAGTATTCATTGTCATGGTGTAGCAAAGCTCAAGAATGACCCAGGGTTATGTAAACTCTCAGGTACCGCCCTCAAAGGGTACTTGGCTGAAATGTCCATTGATAAAGCTGACCAAACAAATATACCAGGACTTAATCAACAAATACTTGAGGGGAAAAAGGCTTCCCGGGCAGTTTGTCAATATGTTGACTGGTTATTGTCTACTTATAATCCAAACTCACCTGATAATCAAACTTGGGCAAAACCCTCCATTCATCCATGTCAACGATGCCACAAAGACATTCTTAGTCCTCAAGACTTTGATGATGATTATGTTGATTTGTTAAATACAGTGCAGAGGCACACTCGCTGTAGTTCAAACTACTGTCTTAGAAAGAAACAGAATGAAACCGAACTTAAATGCAGATTTAAGTTCCCATTTGAACCCTGTCTTAATACAAAACTGGAATTTGAGCCCATTCATACAAAGGATGGGAATACCCAATACAAAGCAAAGATAATAACAAAGAGAAACGATCCAAGGCTCAATAATCACCAGCGTTTCCAGCTACAAGGCTGGAGAGCAAACTGTGACATCCAGGTTGTACTCGATTACCATGCATGTGTTGAATACCTTGCAAAGTATGCATCCAAAGGTGAACCAAGGTCACCTGTAATGAAGCTTGCATTTAATTCTATTGTTCGTAATTGTAATAACAATAGCAACTCAACAAAAGTGATAAAAAAAGTGATCATGAAATCACTTGGACAACGTGACTTTTCTGCACAAGAGACTATGCATCATCTAATGTCACTGAAACTAGTGAGCTCATCATTTAATGTAGTGCCTATTAGTCTACATGGTTCATGTAGAATCAAAACATATACACCAGATGGAGATAATGTAACAAATGACTCGCTACTTGATACCTATGCTAAGCGCGAAAAGTACGTGAACACCATTCCTGACATAATGGCTttaaattttattgattttgcaacaaaatacaaaattttcaacaacaaaCTATCAAGTCAGTCTGAAAATATGGTTCCAAGAGTTTATCCAGTATATTCTCCCAACAAAAATGGCCAAAATTTTGGACTTTATTGCAAATATCAGTTGCTCAAGTACAAACCCTGGCacacaacacaagaaaatgCTTGGGGAGATCAAGAAGGTACCGATGATATATACATAAACAATTGGAAAGAATTCCTAGATACACCATATGCTGAAGAGCATGTTCCAGACTGGTATAAAAAATTACACAGCATACAAAATCAGCCAGAAGAACAGCCAGACACTGACTCATCCACACACAAACTCCCACAGCGTGAAGAGTGGATGGTTTTAGCAGATCTCGTACCTGGATCTTctgttaacaataataataatatgcaaGAAACACAACAGCCTGAATGTGACTGGCAAAATGACAAACTAAAGTATCATGATCACCAAATAGGAGAAATGCCTTCCTGCATAAAAACTAAGAAGGATACATTAGGTCCTGCTGTTATGTTGCGACAACATACATGTCACATTGATGTTGATACTTTTAGTGACATGCAGAGACATGCCTACAATATTGTAAAAACACATTCAGAACAAGCCTACCCTACAGATCCATTGTTACTTATTGTACTTGGTGTTGCTGGTACTGGTAAAAGTTATCTAATCAACACTATTCAAAACTTACTTCAGTACTCTTGTGCAGTAACTGCTACAACAGGAAAAGCTTCATATAACATAAATGGATGTACTATCCATTCACCATTAAGATTGCCAGTTGGCTCAAGAGGAAACAAAGAGTTGACTGGGACAAGTCTTATCAGATTACAACAGAACCTGAAAGATATCAACTATATTATTATTCATGCTAGGACAAACAATGTTTGGCTGGATTGA
- the LOC138023198 gene encoding ATP-dependent DNA helicase PIF1-like: MNLWTHVGLCNGATGTVVDFIYANNQQPPDLPVSVIVKFDDYTGPSINDTMPGYVPICPITVTSETLDGVHERQQLPLKLAWAITIHKSQGLTLPKAWIDIGHTEKTAGISYVAISRVRTLSTCIIEPMTFERLTSLKRSINLKFRLEEERRLNNLSNFN, translated from the coding sequence ATGAATTTGTGGACACATGTTGGTCTTTGCAATGGAGCAACTGGAACAGTTGTAGACTTTATATATGCAAATAATCAGCAACCCCCTGACTTACCTGTGTCTGTCattgtaaaatttgatgacTATACTGGTCCATCTATTAATGATACTATGCCAGGATATGTACCTATATGCCCAATAACAGTCACCTCTGAGACATTAGATGGTGTGCATGAGAGACAGCAGCTGCCCTTGAAACTTGCTTGGGCAATAACAATACACAAGAGTCAAGGTTTAACACTGCCAAAGGCATGGATTGATATTGGTCACACCGAAAAAACTGCAGGCATTTCATATGTAGCCATCAGCAGAGTACGAACACTTTCAACTTGCATCATTGAACCAATGACTTTTGAAAGGCTGACAAGCCTTAAAAGGTCTATAAATCTAAAATTTAGACTTGAAGAAGAAAGGAGACTTAACAATCTTTCAAATTTCAACTAA
- the LOC138023747 gene encoding uncharacterized protein has translation MEENPTSPNSYKTVSGYIHSVSPVKKAANSQTKYFNCSIQTSDTVVRAVCFNPDKKPHLEKIQKGKTAVTLFNVRSSIKDEVESVVIQNNTKMQPVVLPFSYKDISMMSSLPSLASLQDVSLEQLVEVKAKLTRLTAVKTQNNRFGQPLQKQEAILVDHTTSIKVILWQEHCNTLTEEKTYRLKNLRIKESYGTRYLNTPKSEHFEFEEIPAFTQSLAAVATDIESLSQAKMSAKIIGVQSATKSLSCVACNKKVTIKTSGQIANCKANAKG, from the exons Atggaggaaaatccaacat cccCCAACAGCTACAAAACTGTCTCTGGGTATATCCACTCAGTATCTCCTGTGAAGAAAGCTGCCAATTCACAAACAAAATACTTCAATTGTAGTATTCAAACCAGTGACACAGTAGTTAGGGCAGTCTGCTTTAATCCTGACAAGAAGCCTCATCTGGAAAAAATCCAAAAAGGGAAAACTGCTGTCACCCTCTTCAATGTCAGAAGTTCAATAAAAGATGAAGTTGAAAGTGTGGTAATCCAAAATAATACCAAGATGCAACCAGTGGTTCTGCCATTTTCATATAAAGACATCAGCATGATGTCATCATTGCCAAGTCTTGCATCGCTTCAAGATGTTTCTTTGGAACAACTGGTAGAAGTGAAGGCGAAACTTACTAGGTTAACTGCAGTTAAAACTCAAAATAACCGTTTTGGCCAACCTCTTCAGAAACAAGAAGCTATTTTAGTTGATCACACCACCTCAATCAAAGTCATCCTTTGGCAGGAACATTGTAACACGCTTACTGAGGAAAAAACATACAGGCTAAAGAACCTAAGAATCAAAGAATCATATGGAACAAGATACCTGAACACTCCTAAATCAGAGCACTTTGAATTCGAGGAAATTCCTGCATTCACCCAGAGTTTAGCTGCTGTTGCAACTGACATAGAGTCTCTGTCACAGGCCAAGATGTCAGCAAAGATCATTGGTGTACAAAGTGCAACAAAATCCCTTTCTTGTGTGGCATGCAATAAAAAGGTGACCATTAAGACCAGTGGACAAATAGCAAACTGTAAAGCTAATGCAAAAGGTTAA